The Tripterygium wilfordii isolate XIE 37 chromosome 17, ASM1340144v1, whole genome shotgun sequence genome has a window encoding:
- the LOC119983203 gene encoding ricin B-like lectin R40G3, which translates to MSATVLTISTEPSYRVYCKDCPDYNIAVGVGMAILAPTNKNDYRQYWYKKDSDEMDTWGFPAFSLVNRATGQTLQHSFDHPIPVRLVYNPSDLDRSVLWAQAEDRGEGFKAIRSLDCKSHLEACALYIYSYHGAIIIGGVWDEGKNQLWKIEPHS; encoded by the exons ATGTCTGCAACAGTACTAACTATATCAACCGAACCTTCTTATAGGGTGTACTGTAAGGATTGTCCCGACTACAACATAGCCGTTGGTGTAGGCATGGCCATTCTTGCCCCAACTAATAAAAATGATTACCGTCAG TATTGGTACAAAAAAGATAGCGATGAGATGGACACATGGGGCTTTCCTGCATTTTCTCTGGTTAATAGAGCAACTGGTCAGACCCTACAACATTCCTTCGATCATCCTATTCCT GTGAGATTGGTTTACAATCCAAGTGATCTTGACAGGTCTGTCTTGTGGGCACAAGCAGAAGATCGAGGTGAAGGTTTCAAGGCTATAAGGAGTCTTGATTGCAAATCGCATTTGGAAGCTTGTGCTTTGTACATCTATTCATATCATGGTGCTATTATTATTGGTGGAGTATGGGATGAAGGAAAAAATCAGCTATGGAAAATTGAGCCCCACA GTTGA
- the LOC119981964 gene encoding 25.3 kDa vesicle transport protein-like: MCDRSYPKKLAFQYLEDLKNEFERVNGAQIQTAARPYAFIKFDTFIQRTKKLYQDTRTQRNIAKLNDEVFEVHQIMTRNVQEVLGVAEKLDRKNLALIRKWAPVAIVLGVVFLLFWVKTKLW, from the exons ATGTGCGACCGTTCTTATCCGAAGAAACTTGCCTTTCAATACCTTGAAGACCTCAAAAATGAGTTTGAGCGTGTGAATGGGGCTCAAATACAAACAGCTGCTAGACCTTATGCTTTCATTAAGTTTG ATACGTTCATACAGAGGACAAAGAAATTGTACCAGGACACTCGTACTCAGCGGAATATTGCAAAGCTGAATGATGAAGTTTTTGAAGTCCACCAGATAATGACTCGCAATGTACAGGAAGTTCTTGGTGTTGCTGAAAAATTGGACCGTAAGAATCTG GCTTTAATTCGGAAGTGGGCACCTGTTGCCATTGTGTTAGGTGTTGTTTTCCTCCTCTTCTGGGTCAAAACAAAGCTATGGTGA